ggactgctcgcactccgagaccaagagtattggacggtggtctcagtaggggacctgttaggtgtttccgatgccatgagaagggtcatgtttctgcgaactgtcctgttaccgctgaacccatgcagtgcgacgttatagactctagaaaacgcatatctttggttacacagctagtgagtgtgaatgcgggtcaaaatgatacagtgaaacacctgtgtgaattgtctgttgatgggaaaaatgttgtggcgttactagactctggaagtgtggtgactctggtgaaagctagtctggtggcacttccgtctggtccgtctgacaagttttctgtgacgtgtgtgcatggtgacacccgctcgtacttaacagcggtcatatggatttctactccctatgggtcagtgcagcataaagtgggactcgttcccgcattgttacaggatgcaatcctgggaagggattttccctatttctggcagttgtgggagaatcagttgctccttcacggtagctgtacccgtgaatcttctcccatgccatctggaagtcccgagtccctagaagagaccccacaggaagatgttgctggggaggttagtgaatctaaccttcagtaccccttctccgtcatggcgggggaaacagaggaaactgaggaacctcagcgagaggcggaggcagacagccatccggcaccctgcctgccagatttgggagtccaggtggatgacttccacagcgagcaaatgaaagatcctaccctgactccggctaggaaaaatgtaaaaatgatagatggggtacccgtagaacctgacactaggctagcgtacccgtatatggttcttgaaaatgatttgctctaccaggtagaaaaaaaaggggaagacacagtgcaacggttagtggtacccaaaccttatcggcggaaggtactggatttggcccacggacatataatggggggacatatgggggtacagaaaaccacagaaaggatattgcattgttttgtgtggcctggaatacattgtgatgtgtgtaattattgtgagtcctgtccagagtgccaaatcgcggcccctaaatctcagttccgtagccctttggtaccccttcctatcatcggggtcccttttgagagaattgggatggatttggttgggccccttccccgatccgcacgtgggcaccaacatatcctcgtcatcgtggactatgccactcgttacccggaagccgtccctttgcgtaacacagctaccaagacgatcgccaaggaattggtacaagtgtttagtcgggtgggaattccaaaacagatactcaccgaccaggggactccctttatgtcgagggtaatgaaggagctctgcaggctcttacaaatagacccgttgcgtacgtctgtctatcaccctcaaacagatggcctggttgagcgcttcaacaaaaccttaaaacagatgctccggaaggcgatagacaaagatgggaagaactgggattacttgttaccctatttgctgtttgccattagggaagttccccagtcttccacagggttttcgcctttcgaactgtcgtacgcccgtcgtccccggggactgctggacgttgcaaaagaaacctgggaaggtcaagtcactccctttaaaacagtgatcgaccatgtaacacaaatgcaggatcgtattgccgctgtcatgcccattgttagggaccatatgttacaggcccagggagcccagaggcaaagttatgatagaggcgctaaggtccgtacatttgcacccggcgatagggtgttggtcctaatccctacggtggatagtaaattcctggcgaaatggcagggcccatttgaggtccgagaaagagttggtgaagtgaactataaagtgtaccagccgggtaagagaaaaccggaacagatttatcatgtgaatctgataaaatcctggaaagaccgctctgccctaacggcggatctgccccgtccggttttttcacctactgtaccagaggtgcaggttgctgagactctctcagaacgacaaaaatctgaggttaagcaatttttgttacagaaccgacagtttttctccgaaaaacctggccggactaagttggtgaaacatgagattgtcacagagcctggcgtcactgttcatgtgaagccctaccggattccggaagcccgccgtgaagccgtctcccgggaagtgatggcaatgttggacttaggagtcattgaggagtcacacagcgcctggtccagtccaattgtgttgatacctaaaccggatggctccatccggttttgtaatgactttaggaaactgaatgcagtttctaaatttgatgcgtaccctatgccccgggtcgatgagttgatcgaccggcttggtaaagcccgatacattacgaccctggatttaacaaaggggtactggcagattcctctggccgaggcagccagagagaagacggcatttgctacactggaaggtctgttccagtatgtctatatgccgtttggacttcacggagctcccgcaacgttccagagattgatggatcgagtcttgaggcctcacagacagtacgcttctgcctacctggatgacattgtaatttacagcatggactgggaaactcatctccagaaggtacaagcagtgattgatgacctgcgagatgcaggtttaacggcaaaccccaagaaatgccacatcggggctacgtgattggccgaggagtggttaaaccccagatcgacaaaatacaggcaattcagggctggccacaaccagtgaacaagaaacaagtgcaggctttactggggattgccggctattatcgccggttcatacccaattttgcagccatggctagtcccttgacggatcttaccaaggggaagggttccgtcatggtaaaatggacctcagctgctgaagaggccttccacagcctgaaacgggctttgtgctctcagcccgtactagtgactcctgatttcagcagcgagtttgtggtacaaactgatgcctctgatactggtgtcggagctgtactttcccaggtgagggacggagtcgaacacccggtcctctatctcagtcggaaactgaatgtacatgagcagaggtatgcggtggttgaaaaagagtgcctagccattaaatgggctctcgactccctcaagtattacctggctggtaggaagtttaggctggtcacagaccatgcccctctcaagtggatgcacctccacaaggaccgtaatagtcgggtaacccggtggttccttgccctgcaggcttactcttttacggtggagcaccgacctggagtgcagatggggaacgccgatgccctatcccgagtgcactgtttcaaaagtgttcttgctcgaccggagtggtctgagcaaggggggggggggatatgtaagactcatgctggtgtggtagatggaggcaggtatatctcgcccaggtgtttgtcctatgtgaattaggccactcagtatcttcagggtgctaatgggttaatgattgcaggaataaaagatgaccagctgggtgtttccagtgtctgcctggggcacacagattgcctgcctgtgtgggacaaacgtgagtgaagagctctgctcaagaagttgtgtgatgttagctgggtgggagaagccccccagttgttgagatagcaacgtatttgtttagttaatgccggacaggctaggatttatttttatgttttgttttttgtgttgctttcacgttaataaatctgacctgaggtcagcctgctcagaaacctgctgtacgcctcagattcaatgcacaaaccacgtgtcctttgaccccagcaaaggcgatcccagagtgttttgtcacagtgtaTAATAATGTTCCATAATTACATTGAGGAGCTCCTTTTTCGGTGACTGGGCCACCGTTGACTGCTTTCATGCCAGGTGGAGACTGAGCCTACCCTGAAATAAAAAAACATTACTATTAGATCTTTTAATGAGTGCACCCATTAGCTTGGCATCTTAGTACACCTTTGATTAAATACCGTCTAATCAAAGGTTCTCGAGTTCTCTCTTCTGTAGCTCTCTAGAGGTGTCAGAAAACAAATCAAATATTATGGATTGTCAAATACAAACTCAAACCTGCTTTGTAACAAACTTGACAATACCTTGATGTGCTGGCACTTGCTTCCTGCATTATTTCTTCCCATGATTGTAGGACCAGCGAGTGACCATAGCAGGTATTTTCGTGGTAGTTTCTTTCTGGCGTTTCATTAGTGTCCTAGATACCTGGCAAACAAATCTTTTTCTGtgtctttaagggtaccgtcacacagtgcaattttgatcgctacgacggcacgatttgtgacgttgcatcgtcacttaattatcgtttcaaacatcgtagactgcggtcacactacacgatgcacggcgctgaagcgataaaatcatgacgtatttgcgatgtagaagtcgtatgggacagtcgtacggtcgtgtcacacaagacgattcagagcaaattttgcataatctgtgcatgacgttgttcactaggggcgtgttgtgctactagctagtgtgctgataggccaaaggttctgtgcacacaattggttggaaaatttgtcacctgagcgctattgttcccaatgccacctcactgctttcaaaatttcctttcttcacttcgtacttggacacttggtggacctggacatcggaattttgtactgcgctgaatataccacgctttgcaccgctgcttcgaggtatgtaaaccgcttgggcgtggtggatggaacgctgtatggtcggcatgagtgcttcgttccaccgctgaagcgaagcggatggtacactgttgtgactggagggctacaatgtggcagatggtacgctgttgtgactgtttgtgactggtcgtgactggtgggctacagcgtggtagatggaactcagtttggtcggcatgaccgcttcgttccgccgctgaagcgatgcggatggtacgctgttgtgactggttatgaccggttgtgtctggtgagctacagcgtggcagatggtacaatgtatggtcaccatgagcgctttgtgtggctgctgtagggaagcgggcggtacactgttttgggttatggtggcctatggcgtggcagatggaacaagcgatgcggatggtacgctgttgtgactgtttgtgactggtcgtgactggtgggctacagcgtggtagatggaacgcagtttggtcggcatgaccgcttcgttccgccgctgaagcgatgcggatggtacgctgttgtgactggttatgaccggttgtgtctggtgagctacagcgtggcagatggtacaatgtatggtcaccatgagctctttgtgtggctgctgtagggaagcgggcggtacactgttttgggttatggtggcctatggcgtggcagatggaacaagcgatggtaggcatgagcgctttgtgtggctgctgttgttaagcgtttggcacactggcacaagtattgtttaaaggactctttgtcaaccgtgtaatttttttttataattatttttcagatgtcaaatcgtgtggagttcatcagggatttcatcgagatttaccagtcttttccctgcctctggaaaatcaaatctccagactattgtaacagggaaaagaggagggagggttacttaaagctcattgagctttacaatcgtcatgcaccagaagaggcagcaaacgaagcggttattaaaaagaaaatccaggcgctccgcacggtgtggaggaaggagctgaacaaggttcttcagactacaaggtccggagcttccactgaagatgtttatgtgccaaaactttggtattttgaacatcttaattttctgagggaccaagaggtgccacggacttccacgtgtcttcgcttgttggcacctgtggaacaaatagtttcggagaaccacgccgagcaggagtcacaagggttacaagtaagtagctctttggacgaaagttcaccaatgtgtcctataattacataaattttctctgcattttatgttttatacttctgattatcacatcagtttgaagttattacaaaaacatgtacacataagtaaccctgtcgcagtcaagtattatatggggaacttaatatgtatgaaatggagatatatgtaaaccataccatctaagcaatatagaaaatagtattgcttcaagctgccgatgtactcttgttgagactatttagactataaaatattcatcaggttcccctagcagtcagaacagtgtagttcaaagtattaaataaaagggagggttaaagaatattactaagcttaaaatatattataaccttttttttacctactacgaatatatagtttggatgcggttatggtggtacaactttttgttgccgggttcataacttttttttttttcccccccaggatgacagtgcgcaggacagtacactggactgttcacaggactgcacgacaactgatttagtggaggctgcacctgccaggactcaatcgaggcaaggtccaagaaaacggaaagccacctcagacgcctcgcatgaactattgagccttgcaaagaaggtgttgacaagcaatgttagccctgcgttgcaggggtttggacactatgtggttgacaaactggccaaaatggacgagaACCAAAGAacactagcagagcgtctgattatggaagcagtaaacaagggtacagatggcgatttggacaagaacacttgtttggtctcttcccggccaatacagcggacagagccatcaaattacaatggttggtcacagtgtcagacatcgatgcgacacaatgctcacgtttcccacttcggccagccaccccctaataactcctacacgccaataccgtcacatatggcttcgcccatcaggcaccaaagttatcagccgCAACAATtgtcgtatcataatttgtgatttcctcacttcttttacattcctttttattttattgtcttgttaaaataatgtttcaaataaaagcttttgttagaaattctatcactactttttgattggtgtgtctcgatcacagcactgtatgagggcacaaattaacgtaccaaattcatgtacagttaactaatacaaaaaaagGAATGATAGTTAaactaaatatttttattgtaacaaccaaaaatgtattattggcccgcctacaactgctggcacatgtcccgcagcttctgcagctcctccattgccacattgtgctgctcctgaatacgCGCCATAGTGTGGATTAGCCTTTCTATACCGGCTTCCAGATCACAGAGACAAAATGGGTCCACAGCACAGTATGAGGGCAGAAATTAACGTAACAAACTAATGTAAACTtaactaaaacaaagaaaaaatgaatattagtttaaataattttttttaatttaacaacaTAACATTTTTAAAACCAGTAATACTATTTAGTATTGTCCCCCCTACAACTGGTGGCACATGTCCTTTATCTTCTGCAACTCTACGATTGCCAGATTCTGCTGCTTGTGAATGTGCGCCAGAGTCTCGTACAGCCTTTCAATCCTGGCTTTTACATCCaggatggtcacactgccggctgctGTTGGTGACAAAGCATAAAAACCTAACATTAATACCACAGTATTATCCTGATAGTGGACTGTGATCACATCCCCATAATAGCGTACAGGATGAATTAAACATCTGAGGCGGCGGAAGGCTCTGAAACGGCCCTTGCTGTACAGGGTTACATAGAGAGAGGCAGTGAGTGACAATCTTTAACGTGTAGGGAAAACTTACGTGGCAAGACCTCGTCTGGGGACATATTCTCCGAAAGAGAGAAGCCCGGAAGAGCATCAGGGGGACAGTACTGCGGTGACTGGGATGCCTCGGGGTggcggcgctgtttctttgcctcttttaatggaaaaaaaggtgctgtcagcattcataaataaataattttttagaagagggaagaggggacctgccaccaaatcctcatcacattattgtgtgaacctactagggtgttgagccgttgaccctgagggcgcacggacatcggaggcggggtgggaagcctcgtggctgcgacgctgtgtttttgcctctgtgaaaggaaaaaaataaaaatttttaaacataaatggcaacagtgactgcaggtgggggggggggatcgaggggacctgccaccaaatcctcatcacattattgtgttaacctactaggatctgttgttgacccggagggcactgggacagaagaggccgtgtgggatgccttgtggcggcggcgctgtctcttggcctctgtgaaggaaaaaaaaaagtttggtcagcagaaagctgtgccacatagtgctcttcaccgttcaaactgccccatagctgtgacacatagtggttctgcaacgttcaaactgccccatagctgtgacactttgtggctctgcaacgttcaaagtgccccatagctgtgacacatagtggctctgcaacgttcaaactgccccatagctgtgacacatagtggctctgcaacgttcaaactgccccaatagctgtgacactttgtggctctgcaacgttcatactggcccaaagGCCTATGCAAATCCATGCAGCGTACCCCCCATTCCCATGAATCACCCAATTAACCCTTCTGCGTGCCCTaattttgggtacctgcgtactgacctctgcgaatctccttgcgaagctcctgcaggcgctctgggcttttggacttcagatcgccccattttttcacaatctgggccttactgcgagttatcccaaaccgcttcctgaggccctcagacaccacacggacaacttcgtccttgtgctggttgcggtgcagcaccagccctgttgtttcatactgcatccgatccattgttccaataaggaacttgagctctgggatgcccataggaggatcacggcgactggcagccattatcaggatgtcagggatccaaaacaagctagcgcaggcacgccggaacgctgtaacgtcatcacgccgtcatagaccacgagcgtacattacgtcacgctccggcgttatataaccatccttcgaacggcttttactatgtgcgttcattccgtaccgctcatgcgtcacaaatgtgacgctgtccataaactgCAACGCTATTGCGAAGCCGATCTGGCGGCAGGACGGCGTAGTCAAGCTCCTCCTgtgggcgttgctgttcagggtcattccatctaaaatggcggcgagaatgcgttctgctccgctggggcagccagagctccttttttttattagtcagatggatgccctggattatgagggtcaggagagccgccctgcccacccacacatccacaagcgggaagtgcttggccacattaccagaatgatggagaggaggtttggcgtctgccgcagtcagcttcagctgcgtaaaaaatgggctgacctccgctataaaatgccacaaatgtttgctgagttgcgtgcggaggcaaggcgaggcaagtactagtatggggggattgggagatgcacgctgtcaggagggggggggggtttgtgagggaggcttgcgctcatggttgccaacttcacctcaaatgcattaaaacacatgccccgttttttaaaaatttagttattttccaagcagaatatgcgttgtccgtgagaaaacttgtcgggttccctaatctcaaccaccatcttgaaattattaagatgtccgtaatttttagtttctcaattgaccaaaaatattatcggaggagggtggcctactgatgaaatgatacgttttccaaagacaggaagaccattgaacaccagagcccacagacatgtcagagtatcgcacccctgtaaagtgtgatctctattttatgtttcagtatattgtaagctttgatctgcagcactcaacatttgtgtgtaaacattgtgattctttactttaggtgtagagagacagcggcggcggcaagtcagacacaccattgccaccagtaccccatcttcagacaccagtgggagcccacagtccgggacatcacgtaagttcacaatcattgattgcattttttttaacatcacacgggacataacagggtagctgaaatatttgaagacattacagacgcagtaatgacccagcggcctaacacgcctccaccatctgttgcgaccatgcaccctcgcacccctgtgaagtgttatataaattttatgtttcagtatattgttagctttgatctgcagcactctacatgtgtatttaaagattgcgtttgttaactttatgtgtagagagacagcggcggcaacaggtacctgccattgccagcagcaccacagcatccaccaccagcgggagcccacagtccgtgacgtcacgtaagttaacaatcattgattacagtttttcaactgcatacgggacataagagggtagcggaaatatttgaatacattacagacgcagtaatgacccagcggcctaccacgcctccaccagacagcagacggcctcgcacccctac
This region of Ranitomeya imitator isolate aRanImi1 chromosome 1, aRanImi1.pri, whole genome shotgun sequence genomic DNA includes:
- the LOC138657554 gene encoding uncharacterized protein, with protein sequence MSNRVEFIRDFIEIYQSFPCLWKIKSPDYCNREKRREGYLKLIELYNRHAPEEAANEAVIKKKIQALRTVWRKELNKVLQTTRSGASTEDVYVPKLWYFEHLNFLRDQEVPRTSTCLRLLAPVEQIVSENHAEQESQGLQDDSAQDSTLDCSQDCTTTDLVEAAPARTQSRQGPRKRKATSDASHELLSLAKKVLTSNVSPALQGFGHYVVDKLAKMDENQRTLAERLIMEAVNKGTDGDLDKNTCLVSSRPIQRTEPSNYNGWSQCQTSMRHNAHVSHFGQPPPNNSYTPIPSHMASPIRHQSYQPQQLSYHNL